From one Lotus japonicus ecotype B-129 chromosome 3, LjGifu_v1.2 genomic stretch:
- the LOC130744229 gene encoding uncharacterized protein LOC130744229 gives MVEAKNWSIIMQDIVNILYEDSLVAKGLKEGLIVNIGDGCNTRFWEDRWTWDLAFRRDFFDWELEIHSTFINLINSHFPSRGFRDHICWCFESFGLFSMKGLCKWIEDKVNEGEQWALPSQVRKIVPPKVRLLFWQGCYNKIACKQNLLSRGVSLEDNGLCSLCSQAPETADHLFLHCLLSWSMWSDIVKREGVAWVPPNSLVDLAKQWDFLCVNSDPILWKLIPYSLVWFLWVRKNDLVFKDKAFNREKVWDMHVMQIKWWVKAKWKDCPYNTEQFNANFCNIRMKMTAVSVRTTTWQPPTLGTLKFNVDGAS, from the coding sequence ATGGTGGAAGCAAAAAATTGGTCCATTATCATGCAAGACATTGTGAACATTTTGTATGAAGACTCCTTGGTAGCCAAAGGATTGAAAGAAGGACTGATTGTCAACATTGGAGATGGATGCAATACTAGATTCTGGGAAGATCGATGGACTTGGGACCTAGCATTCAGAAGAGATTTTTTTGATTGGGAATTGGAGATACATAGCACCTTCATCAACCTTATAAATAGTCACTTTCCTTCGAGAGGATTCAGGGACCACATATGCTGGTGTTTTGAAAGCTTCGGGTTATTCTCAATGAAAGGATTATGCAAGTGGATCGAGGACAAGGTAAATGAAGGAGAACAATGGGCACTACCATCTCAGGTGAGGAAAATAGTCCCACCTAAGGTGAGATTGCTATTTTGGCAGGGGTGTTACAACAAGATAGCTTGCAAACAAAATCTTCTGAGTCGTGGGGTTTCTTTGGAGGACAATGGCCTCTGCTCGCTATGCTCCCAAGCTCCTGAAACTGCTGATCACCTTTTCCTACACTGCTTGCTGTCTTGGAGCATGTGGAGTGACATAGTAAAAAGAGAAGGCGTTGCTTGGGTACCTCCAAACTCCCTGGTTGATTTAGCCAAACAGTGGGATTTCCTTTGTGTTAATTCAGACCCTATCTTATGGAAATTAATCCCTTATTCTCTGGTTTGGTTCCTATGGGTCAGAAAAAACGACTTGGTATTCAAAGATAAAGCCTTCAACAGagaaaaagtttgggatatgCATGTTATGCAAATTAAATGGTGGGTGAAAGCTAAATGGAAGGACTGCCCTTACAACACTGAACAATTTAACGCAAATTTCTGCAATATAAGAATGAAAATGACTGCAGTGAGTGTAAGGACAACAACTTGGCAACCTCCAACGCTAGGTACTCTCAAATTTAATGTTGACGGTGCTTCTTAA